In the Corynebacterium kroppenstedtii genome, one interval contains:
- the eutC gene encoding ethanolamine ammonia-lyase subunit EutC translates to MTRQLDVTTTGGEPRVTSGEAKLTGGEDGRAGDDHRPDAWARVRDLTPARIGLGRHGAAQPTSSKLSFAAAHAAARDAVHSGESGDFSEPSNGGDAGRLDSSDTESGLSFLADAPLVRSRAGNRPEYLRRPDLGRLPNGEDLSKLPTREAGWDVGIVMADGLSPDALSYHGKATEEALRDAVHRICPELSIAPTVKANQARVALGDHIAHAMNMRVVVVIIGERPGLSVPHSLGMYITYDASPGTTDERRNCISNIHPPDGLSYEHAAFTAADLISKMLELRKSGATVKATRHAISS, encoded by the coding sequence ATGACGAGGCAGCTCGACGTCACGACCACGGGTGGCGAACCCCGAGTTACGAGTGGCGAGGCCAAACTTACGGGCGGCGAGGACGGCCGTGCTGGGGACGACCATCGTCCCGACGCGTGGGCGAGAGTCCGTGATCTCACCCCGGCGCGGATCGGGTTAGGGAGACACGGCGCGGCGCAACCGACCTCATCGAAACTATCGTTCGCAGCGGCTCACGCAGCCGCACGCGATGCTGTCCATTCAGGTGAGTCGGGTGACTTCAGTGAGCCGAGTAACGGCGGGGATGCAGGTCGTCTGGATAGTTCCGACACGGAGAGTGGGCTTTCCTTTCTTGCCGACGCACCGCTCGTGCGGTCGCGCGCTGGGAACCGGCCCGAATATTTACGACGCCCTGACCTGGGCCGACTTCCCAACGGTGAGGACCTGTCGAAACTGCCCACTCGTGAGGCCGGATGGGATGTGGGGATAGTCATGGCGGATGGCCTCTCCCCTGACGCGCTGTCCTATCACGGCAAGGCCACGGAAGAGGCGCTGCGGGACGCAGTTCACCGCATCTGCCCGGAACTCTCCATTGCCCCCACCGTCAAAGCTAACCAAGCTCGGGTCGCGTTGGGTGACCACATTGCACATGCCATGAACATGCGCGTCGTTGTGGTCATTATTGGCGAGAGGCCAGGGCTTTCGGTGCCTCATTCTCTCGGCATGTACATCACATATGACGCGTCGCCGGGGACGACCGACGAGCGACGGAACTGTATTTCAAACATTCACCCGCCCGACGGGCTGAGTTATGAACACGCAGCATTCACCGCAGCCGACCTCATCTCAAAGATGCTGGAATTGAGGAAATCGGGCGCAACTGTGAAGGCTACGCGGCACGCTATTTCTAGCTAG